The following are encoded in a window of Candidatus Nezhaarchaeota archaeon genomic DNA:
- a CDS encoding aminotransferase class V-fold PLP-dependent enzyme, protein MEQVELESFSLRRGAWGFEAGTPCIAEALGLRRAVEYLEELGVEEVEAYEAKLAQKIYEGLLGLEGVEVYGPEPRYKLSITSFNVKGLDPHDVAMALDAAYNIAVRSGMHCAQPLVRGFLGLSRGTVRASTYIYNTLDEVEAFLRAVEELAKS, encoded by the coding sequence GTGGAGCAAGTAGAGCTGGAGAGCTTCTCGCTGAGGAGGGGGGCCTGGGGCTTTGAGGCGGGGACTCCGTGTATTGCAGAGGCCCTCGGGCTTAGGAGGGCTGTCGAGTACCTGGAGGAGTTAGGGGTTGAGGAGGTGGAGGCCTACGAAGCTAAGCTCGCCCAGAAGATATACGAAGGCCTACTAGGCCTCGAGGGCGTCGAGGTCTACGGCCCTGAGCCTAGGTACAAGCTCAGTATCACCTCGTTCAATGTTAAGGGGCTCGATCCGCACGACGTGGCCATGGCGCTCGACGCAGCTTACAACATAGCCGTCAGGTCTGGGATGCACTGCGCCCAGCCTCTCGTAAGGGGCTTCCTAGGCCTAAGCAGGGGCACCGTTAGGGCCTCTACCTACATCTACAACACGCTCGACGAAGTGGAGGCCTTCTTAAGAGCTGTGGAGGAGCTGGCTAAGAGTTGA